From the genome of Lytechinus pictus isolate F3 Inbred chromosome 4, Lp3.0, whole genome shotgun sequence:
TTTAGGATTACTATGATAGCACATTGATGATACCCCATATATTAAAGACATAACAAAGATCAATGATGTAGTAGCCATGCTTCGAGGTGTAGCTTTTGGGTGACTCCTGAATTCCGATTTgtatttttcaatggaaatcacgTTACTTAAACATTCTACGATGCGTTTAAAATTGACTCATCATCCGTATTAACAAACAACATGACAAAGGTGGACAAGAGATATATATCGTTCTGTTTCTGTATTCATGCTGAAGAAATTTCTGTTTCGAACCGGTGATTACACAAAGGCTATTCAGCATATCAATCATACGCAAAGCCACACttgaggaaattaaaatgacatTATATTCGACGTCATGTCTTGTATCATTGATTATGTTGAGTGGGCAACTAGTCCTTAACTATAACAGTTGGTATAATATTATTCACATCTGAGGTTTCTAGTGATATGAggcatttaaaggtcaagtccaccccagaaaaatgttaatttgaataaatagagaaaaatctaactagcaaaacgctgaaaatttcatcaaaatcggatgtaaaataagaaacttatgacactttaaagttttgcttatttttcacaaaacagtgatatgcacaactcaaattagaaagtcgatgatgtccctcactcactatttcttttgttttttattgtttgaattatacaacatttcattttttatagatttgacaataaggaccaacttgactgaatcatgtAGTATAAAACAGAGctcattccatatgttcagggaggaattaatcgttgattcacttgacaatgaggagaaaaatggaatattccctatttcatatataataaaatacaaaagaaatagtgagtggatgacgtcatcagtctcctcatttgcatacccaccaggatgtgcatataactgttttgtgaaattaagcaaaacttaaaaatgtcataactttcttattttataaccgattttgatgaaattttcagtgttatgcttgttggatttttctctttatatttacatcgactttttgttggggtggacttgtcctttaaatgtacACTTTTGCTGTTTTTTACAAGACATTTATTAATTACACCCTCAATCATTGTGTGCTATGAATTTATTGATAAGATTTTTCAATGATGCTTTGTTATGCCAATATTTGATGAATTACAATCACCAACATTTATTAGATATAACTATATAGCTGAGAAAAACTCTGCATGATGAATTCAATATTATTTCATAAGGTTATCAACACTTCATACTTCGGCTTGAAATATCTTATCTCGGATTTCTTTCCTCTTTATGGggcaatcattcatacttggcCGGGCTGTAATTTACTGTCATTCAAGTGGCCATATATCGAGTTCCCATCTTCTTTCTCACCTGAAGAAGGAattattgaatttgatttttttttcctttcaacatgttcaaactCGTTTCGCACAATTGAGAAAAAGTTCAGCCTCTTTTCTCATTTATTTCCCTCTAGTTTCAGTTATACAACGGGAATTTACTCGTTGTCGGTCGTCTTTTGAATTTAAATACTactatgatattattattaatgtaatCAGTATccattatcattcttattattatcatcatcatcattatcatcagcagcagcatcagcaTTATCACTAATCCTTCTCATCCTGTTTGCTGTATGTTTTTGTTAGTTTCGTTATTCTTATAATTTGGTGGTGatttgttttacctgactgctaagaaagcatgaatgcttgtaagcaagcaaccagaggaccaacgGCTTAGGGTCCTCttcgagggacctggtaatgaagATTAATGTCTCAAAGAGCGCTAGCGCACCATGAGGGAATCGAATGCGAGTCACtagaatccgaaacccccgctcaaTTTAATATGTTTACGTTCCAATTCACCAGACTCGGGTCAACTTTTAAAGACATGGTTCTTGTTCTGACAACATACAGCAACGGCGATCGCAGAGGTCGGCATAATGGCATATATATGAACAATTTTAGGGGAcacaatttgaaaagaaaaacgcAAAAACTTAAGGTATTAAATGGCGCGACGATAACTATCTATCATTGATTAATGTAAAACATAGTTGTACAGGATTTGATTAGAATCgcatttgcttttcaaaacaaGCATTATATAGGTATAAATGGTATATGTTATTGATAACTTTCTTAGCGTATTAACATTGATAAACGCGGATGCCAAAGATTTGTTGACACACATGTTACCGTAACCCTGAAATCAAACATCGATTTATGGTTAAATTGATACAGAAGATGAGAGTTGACTCagatgagaaaaaaacaaatatatcatacATGATCAACATAATTAAGGTAGAATTCCAAGgccaatttttatttatttatttattgtcacGCTCATGATATGTTATGCATGGCTCACTAAGCGAGCAATTCAAGAGAAAGGAACTGGTCACCGTTTTTATCAGTTCAAGTTTTTTTCTAGTTtagttctttatttcatttccattaaaACGTGATATATGCAAATCAGATACAAATGAATGGGTTGAAATTTAATAGAGCATAATATGGAAATGAAACtttcataaaatatcatttcattgAACTACTTAATTTCTATTCAGTGATTATTATGGCAAGGGAGATGTTGGCTTGTAAACTGGTTTATTTTATACGACAGCATTCAGAAAACTTTACCTGACGGCTGACCTCAGACAAATGATCATgctatcatcctcatcattctCATTATCCCCAAACTATGTCCCTTTTCAGTTCATGTTAGATGGACGTGTATGTCCGAACACTGATATGGTGTAGATCTGAGGGTTAAATCATGTCCAGGTATAATTGGGGAATGTAAGCAATACATCGaactgaaaattcaaaattgagGATCAcctcaaaattgaaaatattttccaaCTCATCGGAGAGGATTGGCTCTAGTTCCACCTACCCAGGCTGTGCTTCTCTCAatgctcaaaccagcctacgcccttggAAAACTCAGATACTTTGAACCTCTTGAATGTAATATGAAACATGTTGCGACAGACATGACAACAGGTCAGAGATCACTCCCATTTGCtgattaaatttgatattgtctTGCTGTTGTGTCCAGGTATTTATATGCtttgaaaatgtcaatattatATCTTATCAAAATGACATCTTAAAGTTGATTGTTACGCCCCCTACAAAATTGAACTTTATCATAggtttcagcaaaaaaaataaaaaaatctatgaAATCTGTGAAGGCGCATACTGTCTTCTGTTGGTTGTATCGTGCCTACGATAGACCTATTTGTGACTGAAGGAAATTATTTACAGTGCAGCCTGCATTCGTCAGGATGCAgaggtaagattttttttgtgtattttaatgCTTTTGCTAAAATACAATGTGGACGCATTTATAGGGAATGAAAGCGAAATTTACAAACTCacggatctacatgtacataacccCGATGTGGTATACATACGTATTTCTTGTATGCCCATGTATGAAGCATGTTAGAGAAAATCAATTAGTTTTGAGAGTTtgacatttcaaaagtgtaGAAAATATCACTTGACTACGCACGGGTTACAAATCGGAAGATTGCATTCAGCTGCACTGTGCAGTATACATTCATCAGACATGTCAGAATTAGTTAGCAAGTTCTCATTTAATTATCACTGTAAGACTATTTTTTTCTCTGTAACGGAGCAGTGTGAAAATGGGATGCATTAAATAAATAGGCATAATTTCGCATGGCCTACATTATTTCAGATGTTGATTCagatatgaaacaaaataaatatccatgtctttacccttttttcctttttagaaaCATCGGAAGAGCATTCACcatgaaaaaatgaatcttAAAAAGAAGTTCTTGCTCCTCATAATATCTGCTGCTGTTCCTTTATGTCTCTCCGATCACAGTCTACAAGAAATTACGTCGTATGAGGACAGAACTGTTACTCTTTCCTATTACTTCCATGACCCCGCAAATGTGAACGAATGTACATATAGTTTAACGTTTGATACTGTGTTATTTAACAACAATGGTACATTTATAACATCGGACATATACACACCTGACAAGCAGCAAAGATCTCGTTTGAACGCAAAACGTATATTTCAGTCTTTTCAAGTAACTTTAGAATTGAACAATATCAATAAGTCTGACGCGGGCGTATATGGATGTTATTTCCAGTGCGGGGTGACTGAAAGCTCTCAAAGTTATTTGCTTCAGATATACCATCCACCTAAACCAGCCGATTGCAACTGGGTTAGCACTGCAGAAGATCCGTCTCTAGATCTTGGGCAGTATAATCTTTCCATTCTGTTTTGCAGCGCCACTAATGGGCACCCGACATCAGCAATTATATGCTTCTCTCAACACAATCAAATAACATCAGTACACGCACCAAAGCAACTAACTGGAGTTGAAGTTATTGAAGCAAAGTTTTGGCTTTCAAGAGATGTA
Proteins encoded in this window:
- the LOC129259373 gene encoding uncharacterized protein LOC129259373, producing MNLKKKFLLLIISAAVPLCLSDHSLQEITSYEDRTVTLSYYFHDPANVNECTYSLTFDTVLFNNNGTFITSDIYTPDKQQRSRLNAKRIFQSFQVTLELNNINKSDAGVYGCYFQCGVTESSQSYLLQIYHPPKPADCNWVSTAEDPSLDLGQYNLSILFCSATNGHPTSAIICFSQHNQITSVHAPKQLTGVEVIEAKFWLSRDVHIRCCSMYPLYQKNWDSCKDYETISPSHLPTPVSDSGLIKEVNDIKTATTEPFPEKVTISPIVKFGTNNSSGIASRAIFSIAHAILVLPVLIALLGIVFDFSSI